From a region of the Impatiens glandulifera chromosome 4, dImpGla2.1, whole genome shotgun sequence genome:
- the LOC124934368 gene encoding beta-fructofuranosidase, soluble isoenzyme I-like, with protein sequence MELHSHTLPMSPHDFEHSIDPFTLSPNKPEPTSPPAVFQRRMKVLTGIFLSVLLLACLMALSINQDPENQQSIDKPEPYLMAPSRGPNQGVSEKTFRDVSGDGQTFNWTNDMLTWQRTAYHFQPEKNWMNDPDGPLFYMGWYHLFYQYNPDSAIWGNITWGHAVSTDLIHWLYLPIAMVPDSWYDINGVWTGSATLLSDGQIIMLYTGDTEDYLQVQNLAYPANLSDPLLLDWVKYSDNPVMVPPTGIGKKDFRDPTTAWLADDGKWRVAIGSKVNTTGITLVYTTTNFTSFELLDGVLHEVEGTGMWECVDFYPVSTISDNGLDTSVDGLNVKHVLKASLDDEKKDFYAIGTYDVVNNTWIPDDEEIDVGIGLRYDWGKYYASKSFYDQNKQRRILWGWIGETDSEADDILKGWASVQSIPRTVVFDNKTGTNLLQWPVEEVESLRLNKTEFSGVELSPGSVVPLNITSTSQLDIIATFEIEETTLKATLEADVGYNCSTSGAAVRGALGPFGILLFADNSLAELTPVYFYISKDVEGNYKTFFCTDELRSSKASEVNKKVYGSTVTVLDDENLTMRLLVDHSIIEGFAQGGRTVITSRVYPTNAIYESARLFLFNNATGLSVKASLKIWDMDSAYISPYPFDQDEAM encoded by the exons ATGGAGCTTCATTCTCACACTCTCCCCATGTCCCCACATGACTTCGAACATTCAATTGATCCCTTCACTCTCTCGCCGAACAAACCGGAACCCACTTCCCCGCCGGCGGTATTTCAGCGACGAATGAAGGTTCTCACCGGGATCTTTTTATCGGTTCTTCTTTTGGCATGTTTGATGGCATTGAGTATCAACCAAGACCCAGAAAATCAACAGTCCATTGACAAACCTGAGCCTTACTTAATGGCGCCGTCAAGAGGACCGAATCAAGGAGTGTCGGAGAAAACTTTCCGGGATGTCTCCGGCGATGGACAAACTTTTAATTGGACAAATGATATGTTAACTTGGCAAAGAACTGCATACCATTTTCAGCCGGAAAAGAATTGGATGAATG ATCCAGATG GTCCACTATTCTACATGGGATGGTACCATCTTTTCTACCAATACAACCCTGATTCCGCAATCTGGGGTAACATCACATGGGGCCATGCTGTTTCAACGGACCTCATCCACTGGCTCTATCTACCAATCGCCATGGTCCCCGACTCTTGGTATGACATCAACGGCGTATGGACAGGATCCGCCACTCTCCTATCCGACGGCCAAATCATTATGCTCTACACCGGGGACACCGAAGATTACCTGCAAGTCCAAAACTTGGCGTACCCCGCCAACCTATCGGATCCACTCCTCCTCGATTGGGTCAAATACTCCGATAACCCTGTTATGGTTCCTCCAACGGGAATCGGCAAGAAGGATTTCAGGGATCCTACGACTGCTTGGCTAGCAGATGACGGCAAGTGGCGAGTCGCCATTGGGTCAAAGGTAAACACGACAGGAATCACACTTGTGTATACAACCACAAACTTCACGAGTTTCGAGCTTTTGGATGGTGTTTTACATGAGGTTGAGGGTACGGGAATGTGGGAGTGTGTTGATTTCTACCCGGTGTCGACGATAAGTGATAATGGGCTTGACACATCGGTTGATGGCTTGAATGTGAAGCATGTGTTGAAGGCAAGTTTGGATGATGAAAAGAAGGATTTCTATGCTATTGGGACGTATGATGTGGTGAATAACACATGGATTCCAGATGATGAAGAGATCGATGTAGGGATTGGATTGAGGTATGATTGGGGGAAATATTATGCGTCTAAATCGTTTTATGACCAAAACAAACAAAGGAGAATACTTTGGGGATGGATTGGAGAAACCGACAGTGAAGCTGATGATATCCTCAAGGGTTGGGCCTCAGTTCAG AGTATTCCTAGGACAGTTGTATTTGACAACAAAACTGGAACAAACTTGCTACAATGGCCGGTCGAGGAAGTTGAAAGTTTGCGGTTGAACAAGACAGAGTTTAGTGGGGTTGAACTAAGTCCCGGGTCGGTTGTGCCGTTAAATATTACTTCTACTTCACAG ttGGATATCATTGCGACATTTGAAATTGAGGAGACTACATTAAAGGCTACGCTTGAAGCCGACGTTGGCTACAATTGTAGCACGTCCGGTGCAGCTGTCCGAGGTGCCTTGGGACCATTCGGCATATTGTTGTTTGCTGACAATTCACTCGCTGAGCTTACACCGGTTTATTTCTACATTTCTAAGGATGTTGAAGGAAATTACAAGACATTCTTCTGCACCGATGAATTAAG GTCATCCAAGGCCAGTGAAGTGAACAAAAAGGTTTATGGTAGCACGGTCACCGTTCTTGACGACGAAAATTTAACCATGAGATTGTTG GTTGATCATTCAATTATCGAAGGATTCGCGCAAGGTGGAAGGACGGTAATAACATCACGCGTATATCCAACTAACGCAATATATGAATCGGCGAGACTATTCCTATTCAACAATGCCACTGGTTTGAGCGTGAAAGCATCTTTAAAAATTTGGGACATGGATTCTGCTTACATTAGCCCATACCCTTTTGATCAGGATGAGGCCATGTAG
- the LOC124935194 gene encoding probable polygalacturonase At3g15720 gives MEKYLERHKSDSNEILEGAYLNLNQVPEDVKNVWCEYFSENFNQFHETQISVEREERKIETKLWIKAVGSIMSGRVFRYSYMGRKHVFKDIHSSTKLCSKLNILKEISHLRLFFLFCIFYLDICLAITFDVRQYGAVGNGNTDDSKAFLQAWKATCACTSDTAVMVVPAEKNFFIRSLFFSGPCISQSPQIQIDGTLIAPDNINKWAGCASNTWIMFSQINGLNAYGKGKLNGNGLPWWQGGNLRYLHNNNFEHSFQYKHPRMGSCSRPTAMRFSQCNNLEVQGLTHINPPRNHISINDCNNVKISEIKIIAPEHSPNTDGIDISSSTNIHIMNSIIRTGDDCVAINNKCSNIIIEGVQCGPGHGLSVGSLGKGGDYAQVEGILVKNCTLTRTTNGARIKTWPGGNGYARNITFENILLHNTKNPIIIDQHYCNTTHCAEQVNC, from the exons ATGGAGAA ATATCTTGAAAGACATAAATCAGATAGTAACGAAATACTGGAGGGGGCATATCTGAACTTGAATCAAGTACCGGAAGACGTTAAGAACGTTTGGTGTGAATATTTCTCG GAAAATTTTAATCAGTTCCACGAAACACAAATTTCCGTAGAacgagaagaaagaaaaatcgAAACGAAATTGTGGATAAAGGCGGTTGGGTCCATCATGAGCGGACGTGTGTTTAGATACAGCTACATGGGCCGAAAACATGTGTTTAAAGATATCCATTCCAGCACCAAGCTCTGTTCGAAGCTGAACATTCTCAAGGAAATA AGTCATCTCCGTTTATTCTTTCTGTTTTGCATTTTTTATCTAGATATTTGTCTTGCTATTACATTTGATGTGAGACAATATGGTGCGGTTGGAAATGGAAATACCGATGATTCTAAG GCATTTTTACAAGCATGGAAAGCAACTTGTGCATGTACAAGTGACACTGCTGTTATGGTGGTGCCGGCTGAAAAGAATTTCTTTATTAGATCTTTGTTTTTTAGTGGCCCTTGCATATCTCAATCACCTCAAATTCAGATCGACGGAACTCTAATAGCGCcagacaatataaataaatgggCGGGATGTGCATCGAACACATGGATAATGTTCTCGCAAATTAATGGTCTTAATGCTTATGGAAAAGGAAAACTTAATGGAAATGGTCTACCGTGGTGGCAAGGCGGTAATCTCAGATACCTCCACAATAACAATTTTGAACATTCATTTCAATACAAA CATCCAAGAATGGGAAGTTGTTCTCGACCAACG GCAATGAGGTTTAGTCAGTGCAACAATCTTGAAGTTCAAGGATTGACTCATATTAACCCTCCGAGAAATCATATAAGCATAAATGATTGCAACAACGTCAAAATatctgaaataaaaataatcgcTCCAGAGCATAGTCCTAACACCGATGGAATCGACATATCTTCTTCAACTAACATCCATATCATGAACTCTATCATCAGAACCG GAGATGATTGTGTTGCCATTAATAATAAGTGTTCAAATATTATCATAGAAGGAGTTCAATGTGGACCAGGCCATGGTTTAAg tGTTGGAAGTCTTGGAAAGGGTGGAGATTATGCCCAAGTGGAAGGAATACTTGTAAAGAATTGCACTTTAACTAGGACAACCAATGGAGCTAGGATAAAAACATGGCcg GGAGGGAATGGATATGCTAGAAATATAACATTTGAGAATATTTTGCTTCACAATACAAAGAATCCTATCATTATTGATCAACATTATTGCAATACCACCCATTGTGCTGAACAGGTTAATTGTTAA